In the Saccharococcus thermophilus genome, CTTGGAAGTAATACACTTGTACGACTATGATGTCCTCGGATAATTCGTTTTCTTTAATTCCAAGTGTTCTTGTGAGTACGGATTCAAACAAACCGATTACTTTGTTTTCTTTTAAAGCTTTTGGTCTAAGTGTGCGGATAGATTTGTTTTCTGAAAAAGATTTATGTAATTCATTTTTTAATTTTGTAATACGTTTACTTATGTATTTTTTATAGTATTTATATCTTTCTTCATTATTCTTATATTTTTTATCAGAAAGCCTTTTTTTCAAAATATCCCTATGTTGATACAATTTCAAAATCTTCTTATGTATTTTAACCTCGTTATCATTATAAAACGCAGAAGTATCGACAGAATAGATACGTACCAATTTTTCTGGTTTTACTGTCATTTTCATTCCTCCATTTTCTTTTAATTTTTCTCTTTCTGTCCCCAAAAGTCCATACAACACCACCAACAAACATCTGCTTTCTTCCTGTCGTTGTCATCGTCATTCCGATTGCATTTGTCATTGCCATTTCTCATCTTCTCCTTTGCTAATTGTTTTTGTTTGCATTATGTATTCATACTTGCATTGTGCATGAACGAATCGATTGCTGGCTGCTGACTATTTATAATTGTTCATTTTGCATTTGAATTTATCATTGTAACTGCTGATTGATTATCATTGTCCTTGTGTTTTGCTCTTATCTGAATATTGTTTGCTAGTCCTATGCTGGACTTGAAACCTGCGACTAGTGTCCTCAGCTTTGCGGAAACTCTTTATCAACAACAACAACAAGAAGAAAGCGAATTATTTACCCTCATAATTCATCACCCCTTTCAAATTCATGTTGTGGGGGTGCTACCCAACCATCTTCTACAACTTTTGTTCCGTTCCTTGCGTCACTTCACAAAAGTTGTAGAACCTGCCGATGCACCACCCCCACACCCCCTCACATCGGCAAATATCAACTTTAATGATTAATCCAGAAACACACAAATTGTAAAATATTTACATACAATTATTAAAAGTGGAGAATTTTTCTATAAAAAATATTTATATAGAAATTTTCTTCACTTTTTCTGATACATTCTCAAAAACTCCATCATCAACTAACATGAAATATTTATATCCATTCTTTTTGATAATAATTTTTATATTAAACTTTGAAAATATGGTTATAATTTCCGTTTTATGCTGTTCCCAGTTTTTATTAATAAAGTCTTTAAAAGGTTGACCACCTACCTTTTTTGCTGTAAATTCTCTGTTCGGCTCACCCCGTAAATATTCATATACCCGTTCAGCCCACTCGTAACATTTTTCTTTGAACTTTTCATTCTGTTGCAACGGAACTTTAATAATGTTTTCATTTGGTATATGAAATACTTCTTGCAGCAGCTTATTTGTTTTTGGTTTATTATGATATAACGTGACTATTACTTTTGCGTCCGAATTAATGTTTCGGATGCTTGTTCTATGTATAATTTGCGAAAGATCGGCTTTCATTTGTTGTTCAAATAGCCTTTGTAATCTCGGATCAACAAACCATTGTTCTTTGTAAAGTTTCTGTTCTTCTTTATCAGTCACATCACGAACTAATCGTAAATCAATATCTGTTCCATACAGTGCAATAGCTTGTAATTTGTATGCTTGCGGTGGCAGTACAGGTAAATTCAAAAGAGCTATGTGATTGTATTGACTCAAATCATTTTTCCCCGTTAGATTACGTATATTGATCGCTAACTGATCATTTTCATTGATTTTCTCTTTAAAAAACCGTTCATATTGTTCAGGTGTAATGGCACCGGATTGTATGTAAAAATTCGTATCTTCTTTAGACGGAATAGGCAAAACGTCTATTCCATTTTTTCTTTTCGATATGATATCGGATGCGATTTTTTCTTTGATTTCCTTCTCTTTATCGTTTCTTGCTGAACTGGAAGTATTAATTTTGCACCATTCAATTGTCAACCGATCTTTGTAATTGTGGTAATTTTTAACCTCTACGATGTCATATCCTCCATGACGATAAACTTCAGATGTATGTATAGCCGTTCCATCGAGCACAAGTACGTTTCCAAATGAACTGTAATCTATGTATTTTGAGCAAAGGATAACTGTTTTCTTGCCATTCCGATCAATTGCCCCAACATCATCTTCAAACAGCAATCGCTTGAACCATTTGAATTTATTTAAGTGTTCCATTTCTACACCGTGAACGTTTAATGAATCTAAAATGTATCGTAAGACGCTTTCAGTATCTGTCCCTTCGTATTTGCGGATTAGTTTTTTCGTTGTTTTGCCGACTGAATGGAGTAGTTCGTAGTTAATTAATTCGTTGATGAGCCCCCTTCCTTTCGCTTTGTAAAAGGAAATCAGTTTTCCGTTGTCGGTGTTTTCTGCAAGCGCATCGAACCAATCCACCGAGTTATTTTCAGATGAGATATCAAATACTGCCGTGTCAAAGAAAATAGGCATTTCGTCTGCAATAATGGTTCTAGGTATGTATTTATACTTCAGTTTTATGTCTGACGGTAATCTACCCCAATATGCTTTTTGTGCATATTTAGTGAAGAGTTCGCGATTTCCGTAATTCAATGCAAGATCCCTAAAACGTTGCTGTGTAATACAGAGAATTTGATACTCTTGAATCACGGGCTTGACGGCATGTATATTTTCATCATCAACAGCAAGAATAGTTTTTGGAATATTGGTATATATGTAGATGTTCTGGACAAAAGCGTTCATCGTATCCCCATTATTAAATACCAGTAAGAACGGATGTTTTTGATACGCATCCGTAATATTCATCTTTATGATCGTTTGTAAAGCTGTCGTTTTTCCTTGTCCGGGTGGTGAATTAAGCACTCGTTTTATGTATTTCATTTCGGATTCAGGATGTTTCTGTAAATATGTATAGATTGCTTGGGATTGTTGCACAAAATCGGATATATGATTAAATGTTTCAAGAAACGCCTCTGGATGCAAATGATTAAATTGATTCGGATCAATATAAGACTTTAAATCTTCAAGTCTAAATGTCATGCAATTCCTCCCTTTATTTCTATAAAATCAAGTTTTTATTTGAGGGTGAAAAGTTCTTCACCCTCAAAGGTTAAAGTTAATCAAAGTCAAAGTATATGTATAAGAATATCCAAATTTATGTATTTACGTACTCTTCAATTATTTAGAAAATAGTAATTAAATCGTGTAATTAACTCGTCAATATCACCGTACACTTCATTTATCATATCATCAGATTCAGATTGTTTTTTCTGTTGCATTAGCCAATTAAGAAAAAGTGTTCCTAAGTTGTGATCGTTAAGAAAACCACATAGAACATTTTCTAATCTTTCTGATTCGTATTGAAAATTGAAAAATAACTCTTTAAATTTAATAAGCTCGTCTTGTTTAATTTTGATGTAATGTTCTTTTTCCATTTCATATACCTCCTTAATTAGTTTTGTTCAACCGTTCTCTAACAATATCAAGCATGCTGTCTAAAATGCCCAAAAGAGCATCTTGTTTGTCCCCATCTTCTTCTACACAAACAATATAACTTATCATTTCTTCAATCTCATCCATCAACAAATCATTCGGATACTGCTTTAAATCTTCAATTGTAAGAGGTTTTACACTTTCCATTTTTCATTCCCTCCTTAAATTTCTTATGAATTAAACTTTCTTTCAAAATTATCGAGAATTGCATCTCTCTCGGCTCTGCTGGATAATTCAATTTCTTTAGGCATGAACTGAGCCACTTTAGGATTATTAAGTGTTTCCCTAGATGACAATTCAGCATATTCAGTCGGGAATTTTTCCTGAATAAACTTTAAAACTTTTTTAGGATTTGCACTTCCAAAGCCAAATTCGATTAAAACTTGTTTTCTAATCTCCTTATTTTGAAGAAGTTCATTAAGTAAATTTAAACTCAATTTATTTTCCTCCCCCGAATTAATTTTTTAACCGAAAATCAGATCGACAATCGCCACACTCACGCAATCAATCGCACCACCTCCTTAAAGTTTGACCTTCTTTGACGTTAGAACTAACCTTATTATAGTTTGACCTTTTTTGACTTTCAAGTAGTTTTTAAATTTTTTTTAAAATTATTATTTGGTTGTCAAGGAGCGTGAAAAATCCTATATTCCATTTTTAATTTCCTCAATTAAACATTTAACTTTTTCAAGATTTTTGTAAAACAATTGCGGAACATGGGAACATCCGAATAATTCATCTTCTAATTGTTTAAGAACCTTTAATGCCTCAATGTTTCTTTCACAAGTGGCAATATACGCTTCAAAATTCATGCGAATAGCATTGTTTATCTGCTTATCGTCCCCTTCAACAAAATTTTTTAGTTTTGCTTTGTACAAAATGATTTCAATTTCAAGGCGATCTATTTTCGTCAGCGATTCCTTTTGTAATAACTGTAGATGAGCAAATTCGCTAACATAAATTTACAACCAAACAAAAAAAGAGACATGAACCCGATTCCTTGATTAGAATAGATGTGTCACCAAAACTATTCACAAGGAGGTTCATGTCTCATGAATAGATTAGCACATCATCAAGGAATCCACAAGTTTTTCACGATGTTGGGGTTGGCCCTTTATTTTTCAAAACCTGTCATGAAGCATCTCGTTCATATCGTGGATGCGCTGACCACCAAAGGATTTGCGGGAACATTGACCGATCTTCATCATTGGAGCTTTCATCCGAACCACCGCACGACACTCAGCCATTTTTTCACGAAAAGCCCTTGGGATGAAGAGACGCTGCTTCGCAAACTTCAACAGTGGATGCTTCGTCGTGTCGAACGCATCGCCAAACAGGAGAGTCAACCCCTTTTTGTTTCGATCGATGATACGATTTGCCAAAAAACCAAGCCTTCGTCACAGGCAACGCACGCCATTCAAGGGTGTGATTGGCACTATTCTCACACAGAGAAAAAGTCGATCTGGGGACATTCTCTCGTTTGGCTCATGGTTCATACGATGACCCAGGCTTTTCCCTTTGCGTTCCGCCTCTACGACAAGGCGGCTGGGAAAAGCAAGGGGGAACTCGCGATCGAGATGCTTTCTTCTTTGGATGTACACCGTCCTGTTTATGTGCTGATGGACTCTTGGTATCCATCGCAAACGCTCGTGGAAGCTTGTCTGAAAAAGGGATTCCACGTAATCGCAATGCTCAAGGCCAATCGGCTTCTTTATCCAAAAGGCATTGCGGTTCAGGTGAGGGAGTTTGCCCGCTACATCGAACCGAAAGACACTCACCTCGTCACGGTGGGAGAAGAGCGTTATCGGGTTTATCGCTACGAAGGCTCTCTCAAAGGTCTCGATGATGCCGTGGTGCTGCTCGCTTGGAAAGCCGATCAGCCGATGACATCGGAACATCTTCACTGCGTCTTGAGCACCGACCGGGATCTAAGCGATGAAGAGATCTTGCGCTACTATGCCCAGCGTTGGTCGATCGAATGTTTTTTCCGTCAAGCGAAAGACCAGCTGAAACTCGATGGATACCGCGTTCGCGGACGTCGGGCGGTGAAACGCTACTGGATCTTGGTGCAGCTTGCTTACGTGTACAGCATGTTCGAGTCGAACAGCGATTTTTCTGATGGGCTCGATCTTCTGCGCAAGAGAAAAGGACATAGCCTCGTGGAGTTCATTTACCGTGCAGCGAAACAAAATATTCCCATTGATACCGTGAAAAAACAGCTCCACGTGGCATAAGGGGTACCCTGTTTGTCTCTTTTACATGGTAATTATTGTAATTAAAATTGCTCAACTACAGTATGGTAATATAAATATAAAAGCAAACGGTGGGATAAAAAGATCAGATTCAATGGAATCCGATCTTTTTATCGCTGGTAAGAATGTTAGTGACAGGCTTTGCTTTTTTTTATTTGTTTAGAAGTCGACATCTAGACCATAAAACGCTGCGATATATAATTTTTTCATTTCTTCTACAGAAGTTTCACGCGGATTTGTGCTTGTACAAGGATCTTTTACGGCATTGGCCGCCATTTCATCCACGTGTGCGGTGAACGTTTCTTCGGACACTCCGTATTCTTGAAGTGTATTTGGAATATTCATCTTATTATTCAAGTCACGAATCCAAGCAATGAGTGAATCCACCAATTCTTTGTTGTTTTCCCCATTCAGACCGAGCCGTTTGGCAATTGCTGCATAACGTTCCTCGACTACCGTGCGATTAAATTGGATTACATATGGTAAATAAATCGCATTGGCACATCCATGCGGAATGTTAAATATTGGGCCGCTTTTGTGTGAAAGACTGTGCACATTTCCTAGCACCGCGTTAGCAAATGCCATTCCAGCCATCGCCTGAGCGTAATGAACTTGTTCGCGGGCTTTAGCATCTCCGTGGTAAGAAGCAAGAAGATTTTCTTTCAGTACTTGAGCTGCTTCAATAGCCAAGGAATCTGTGAAAATCGTACGAGGCTTTGCTACGTATGCTTCAATACTATGTGTGATTGCGTCCATCCCGCTGTAGGCTGTAACGTGCTTCGGCATGGATTGGACCATAATCGGATCAATAATCGCCATGTCTGGCGTCAGTTCAAAATCAGCCAGTGGATATTTGACCCCTGTTTCTGCATCAGTAATAACCGATAAATTGGATATTTCTGATGCACTTCCGCTTGTCGTTGGGATCCCCACGAACTTTGCCCTTGTGCGTAAGCGTGGCAGGCTAAATGGACGTGTCGCTTCTTCAAATGTCAATTCTGGATGTTCGTAGAACAACCACATCGCTTTTGCCGCATCCATTACTGACCCGCCGCCAATCCCGATCACCCAATCTGGCTGAAAATCATTAAGAATGCGCACTCCTTTTTTTACCATTTGGGTTGTTGGTTCTGTCGTAATTCCATCAATCACTTTTGTTTCTATATTGGCCTCTGAAAGAAGTTGCTGAATTTTATCAAGATTTCCGTTTTTCTTGACGGAGCTGCCGCCAATGACGAGGGCAGCTTTTGTTCCTTCCAGTGTTTTTAAAACATCGAGAGCATTCTCTCCAAAATAAATATCGCGAGGAATAGTAAAACGATTCATGCTGCTCCCTCCAGTACTCGTGATTGTTTACAGATGCTAGTATAATGTGTATAAAACTTATTGAGAAGTACGCACTTTATTATCATGTAGTGATAAAAATATAATATAGTGTAAAAAAATATACTTAATGACTGTAGTTGAGCAATTTTAATTACAATAATTACCATGTAAAAGAGACAAACAGGGTACCCCTTATGCCACGTGGAGCTGTTTTTTCACGGTATCAATGGGAATATTTTGTTTCGCTGCACGGTAAATGAACTCCACGAGGCTATGTCCTTTTCTCTTGCGCAGAAGATCGAGCCCATCAGAAAAATCGCTGTTCGACTCGAACATGCTGTACACGTAAGCAAGCTGCACCAAGATCCAGTAGCGTTTCACCGCCCGACGTCCGCGAACGCGGTATCCATCGAGTTTCAGCTGGTCTTTCGCTTGACGGAAAAAACATTCGATCGACCAACGCTGGGCATAGTAGCGCAAGATCTCTTCATCGCTTAGATCCCGGTCGGTGCTCAAGACGCAGTGAAGATGTTCCGATGTCATCGGCTGATCGGCTTTCCAAGCGAGCAGCACCACGGCATCATCGAGACCTTTGAGAGAGCCTTCGTAGCGATAAACCCGATAACGCTCTTCTCCCACCGTGACGAGGTGAGTGTCTTTCGGTTCGATGTAGCGGGCAAACTCCCTCACCTGAACCGCAATGCCTTTTGGATAAAGAAGCCGATTGGCCTTGAGCATTGCGATTACGTGGAATCCCTTTTTCAGACAAGCTTCCACGAGCGTTTGCGATGGATACCAAGAGTCCATCAGCACATAAACAGGACGGTGTACATCCAAAGAAGAAAGCATCTCGATCGCGAGTTCCCCCTTGCTTTTCCCAGCCGCCTTGTCGTAGAGGCGGAACGCAAAGGGAAAAGCCTGGGTCATCGTATGAACCATGAGCCAAACGAGAGAATGTCCCCAGATCGACTTTTTCTCTGTGTGAGAATAGTGCCAATCACACCCTTGAATGGCGTGCGTTGCCTGTGACGAAGGCTTGGTTTTTTGGCAAATCGTATCATCGATCGAAACAAAAAGGGGTTGACTCTCCTGTTTGGCGATGCGTTCGACACGACGAAGCATCCACTGTTGAAGTTTGCGAAGCAGCGTCTCTTCATCCCAAGGGCTTTTCGTGAAAAAATGGCTGAGTGTCGTGCGGTGGTTCGGATGAAAGCTCCAATGATGAAGATCGGTCAATGTTCCCGCAAATCCTTTGGTGGTCAGCGCATCCACGATATGAACGAGATGCTTCATGACAGGTTTTGAAAAATAAAGGGCCAACCCCAACATCGTGAAAAACTTGTGGATTCCTTGATGATGTGCTAATCTATTCATGAGACATGAACCTCCTTGTGAATAGTTTTGGTGACACATCTATTCTAATCAAGGAATCGGGTTCATGTCTCTTTTTTTGTTTGGTTGTAAATTTATGTTAGCGAATTTGCTCATCTACAGTAATAAATAACTTTTTTCCTCAGGAACATTTAACAGTTTGCAAAGTTTTTCTAAATGATGTTTAGGAATCGGTCTTCTGCCCTTTTTCCAATCGTTGATTTGCGGAGCTGGTATTCCTAAATATTCAGCGACATCTTTATTTTTTAATTTCCAAAGCGAGAAAAAATAATCTAATGCGTGCATACAAAAACCCCTTTGACTAATTATTAGTCATCCTGCTTAAGTAAAATATAATACAATGACTAATTATTAGTCAAGATAATTTCCAAAAATTTTTTATAAAATTTCCAAAGAACAAGACCGCCTTATTTTGCCCTGCAATGAACGGAAATGACGAAGAGATATAAAAACATTCCCCCTTCACCTAAAAAGCCATACAGGGCAAATATGAGCGTTTGACAGCTATTCTCGATATCGTGCCAGCCGTTCACGGAGTTTTTGAATTCGTTCTTCATCATATACCTCTTCAACTGGCTGGCACGATTGCACGAATTGTTTCTGGTGTTCTGCAAACCAATCCGGTAGCATTTCACGTCTGATGATTTGTTTTTGCTGCGGTTCTTCACCTTTTCGGATGTAATACAATTGTTCGAACTGGTTTTCTGCAATCGTATAAGCAAGGGCACGAATGTTATCTAATTGCATTTGTCCTTTAGCCCGTACAAAATAATCCTTCAATGCTGTAAAGGTAACAATTGCAATTTTTCTGCGATCAACTTGTGTGATTATCTCACCGAATTTTTTGATTGCGTTTCTAAAAGCTCTATTCACACGAGTCCAAGCCTCTTTTATTGTTTTGGCATCAAATAGTCCACTTGCAATTCGATTCACTTCTTTAGAAACGAATTTGACAAAAGAGCCTTTTCTGTTGGTATGACTTACATTTAGATGATTAATACTTTTATTAACTCACATTTCGCACCCTCTCGACGAAAATCGGGAGGATTTTTTCGTTCCGATGTCGAATGAATCCTTGACACACAAGGAACGTAAAGGAGTTTTTCACTTATGAACGTTCAAGTCAAAAAGGTCTATCGCAATTCTTATTTGAATATAATAAGTGCCCTATTCAAGAAACTGGGTCTGCCTCAATTGATTGACCATCTCGTGCCCGTCGATCCGCAGTGCCAAACGCGAGTCAGCGATGCCGTTCAGGCCATCCTCTACAATGTGTTTGACGGCCGGCAAGCCCTTGTTCACTTGGAACATTGGGCTCAGGAGGTCGATTGTGAGAAACTCATCCGTCCCGATCTCCATCCTTCCTGGTTGAACGACGATGCGTTGGCCCGTCATCTCGATCGCCTGTATGAGGCTGGCATTCACAACGTCATCAGCACTTGCTTGATTCATATTTATCGAAAAGAAGGCCTTTCCCTCCGAGCCTTCCACGCCGATACGACGGACAAGACCGTTTACGGCGCGTATGAATCGGCCTCGTTAGAGGCCTTACAAATCACACATGGCTACAACCGCCATCATCGTTGGCAAAAACAGATCGGTTTCGGACTGGTCGGCAACGAGGACGGCATCCCGTTTTACGGCGATGTGCACGATGGCAACCTGCCCGATAAAACATGGAATCCCGAGGTGCTGTCTCGTGTCCATGAACAGCTGAAGCAGGCCAAAATCGAAGACGAATGGATTTACGTGGCCGATTCCGCCGCGATGACGAAAGAGACCCTGGCGCAAACCAAAGCGGCCAACGCCTTTTTGATCACCAGAGGCCCTTCGTCGCTCCGGATCGTGAAAACCGCGCTGGCCGAAGCGGATGCTGAGGACACGACGTGGAGCGATCCCTTTACGTTGGCGGAGAGAAACGGCGCCACGTACCGGGTATGGGAAACGGCCTCGACGTATGAAGGCCACCCCGTTCGGCTGATCGTTGTTGAATCGAGCGCGCTCGACCAGCGAAAAGGAAAGACGCTTGAAAAAGAACGAACCAAAGAAGCGGAGCTTCTTCGCGAGGAACAAGCCCGTTGGGAGCGTCACCCCTTCTCCTGCCGGGAAGATGCCGAACAAGCCTTGGCGTCCCTCAAGGCGTCCCTTCGCCCCCGGTTTCATCGGGTTGAGGCCGCGGTCGAAGAGATCGTACGCCTGAAAAAACGGCGCGGACGGCCGAAAAAAGGGGCGGAACCCGAGGTGGAGACGCTGTATTTCTTGCACCTTGACGTCGAATTCGACCAAGACGCGTGGGAACAGGCGAGACGGAAAGCGTCCCGGTTTGTCCTTGTCACGACCGTTCCGAAGGAATGGAAGGGCCAACCCATGGATGCCCAAGAGATCTTGAAGCTGTATAAAGGGCAGATCTCGGTGGAAATGAACTTCGCTTTTTTGAAAGATCCGTTTTTCACGGATGAGATTTACGTCAAAAAACCAGAACGGGTCGCAGTATTAGGCTATTTGTTTCTGTTGGCCTTGGCTATTTACCGCGTTTTTCAGCGCCGAGTGCGTCAGTTTATTACTCCAGAACACCCGTTGAAGGGTCCTGGAGGCCGCAAGCTGACCCGGCCGACGGGACAGGCGATTTTTCAGCTGTTTCAATATGTGAACGTCGTCCTGTTCAAGCTGCCGGATGGGCGCATCCAACGCTCACTGGATCGCTCCCTTACCCCTGATCAGCGAAGGATTCTGCAGGGATTGGGCATGGATGAGAGCATCTACGTGTAACGTGATACGGAACGACCAGCGATGGTAAAAAAAGGATTGCCATCGCTCGTTGTGTTGGTCAAAAAGTTATTCTGAAAAACTAAATAAAAAATCCTTTGTTTTGACCTTGTTAGGGTGCGAAATGTGAGTTATTAATATCTGAATTCGGTAGATTTTTAGGTAAAGCCCCATTTTGATTGCTTAAATCCTCGTCATTTCTATCATTTTCGACACTTTCAGCTTGTGCATGTGCTTGTTCACCATCATGCGAAAAAAATAATGTCTGCCAATATTTTGTATAGTAAGGATGTGATGTGAAGAAAATGACAGCTTTACCTCGACCATTTTGACGGATACTTGAACGCCATAAACGTTTAATTACGCCTTTCTTTTCGAGAAAAGATATATAGCGTCTGACCGTACTTGAATCAATGTCATAACGTTCTCCAACATGATATGAGCCAGCGTAAACGAATCCGCGCTCGATGGATAAAAAGCAAAGATATTCAAGCGCAGATTTTGTTTCCTGCTTCATTCTGTGCCATTTTTCCCCGAGTGCGGAAATGATGCTGTGAAGCATGTCCATTTTGAGGCGATTACGATCTGCTTCACTTGTGACGGCTGGGCGATATTGAAGGATTTGTTTGAATTGTTGATGTTCGATGATGGTGTGCTTTCTCATTTTCCCCATTCTCCCTTTAACAAACATATGTTCGGAGAATGGACACACAGAATATTAAGCATACAACTTGTATTTTTTTGAAAATTGTTGTACACTTAAAGCAAGTGAATATTTGGAGTGTGTCCATTCATGAATCGGTAGAGTGTTCCCAGCACCCTACCGATTTTTCTTTTAATGC is a window encoding:
- a CDS encoding Mlp family lipoprotein, producing the protein MEKEHYIKIKQDELIKFKELFFNFQYESERLENVLCGFLNDHNLGTLFLNWLMQQKKQSESDDMINEVYGDIDELITRFNYYFLNN
- a CDS encoding IS701 family transposase, which produces MNRLAHHQGIHKFFTMLGLALYFSKPVMKHLVHIVDALTTKGFAGTLTDLHHWSFHPNHRTTLSHFFTKSPWDEETLLRKLQQWMLRRVERIAKQESQPLFVSIDDTICQKTKPSSQATHAIQGCDWHYSHTEKKSIWGHSLVWLMVHTMTQAFPFAFRLYDKAAGKSKGELAIEMLSSLDVHRPVYVLMDSWYPSQTLVEACLKKGFHVIAMLKANRLLYPKGIAVQVREFARYIEPKDTHLVTVGEERYRVYRYEGSLKGLDDAVVLLAWKADQPMTSEHLHCVLSTDRDLSDEEILRYYAQRWSIECFFRQAKDQLKLDGYRVRGRRAVKRYWILVQLAYVYSMFESNSDFSDGLDLLRKRKGHSLVEFIYRAAKQNIPIDTVKKQLHVA
- a CDS encoding iron-containing alcohol dehydrogenase; the protein is MNRFTIPRDIYFGENALDVLKTLEGTKAALVIGGSSVKKNGNLDKIQQLLSEANIETKVIDGITTEPTTQMVKKGVRILNDFQPDWVIGIGGGSVMDAAKAMWLFYEHPELTFEEATRPFSLPRLRTRAKFVGIPTTSGSASEISNLSVITDAETGVKYPLADFELTPDMAIIDPIMVQSMPKHVTAYSGMDAITHSIEAYVAKPRTIFTDSLAIEAAQVLKENLLASYHGDAKAREQVHYAQAMAGMAFANAVLGNVHSLSHKSGPIFNIPHGCANAIYLPYVIQFNRTVVEERYAAIAKRLGLNGENNKELVDSLIAWIRDLNNKMNIPNTLQEYGVSEETFTAHVDEMAANAVKDPCTSTNPRETSVEEMKKLYIAAFYGLDVDF
- a CDS encoding helix-turn-helix domain-containing protein, whose amino-acid sequence is MHALDYFFSLWKLKNKDVAEYLGIPAPQINDWKKGRRPIPKHHLEKLCKLLNVPEEKSYLLL
- a CDS encoding IS1634 family transposase, translated to MNVQVKKVYRNSYLNIISALFKKLGLPQLIDHLVPVDPQCQTRVSDAVQAILYNVFDGRQALVHLEHWAQEVDCEKLIRPDLHPSWLNDDALARHLDRLYEAGIHNVISTCLIHIYRKEGLSLRAFHADTTDKTVYGAYESASLEALQITHGYNRHHRWQKQIGFGLVGNEDGIPFYGDVHDGNLPDKTWNPEVLSRVHEQLKQAKIEDEWIYVADSAAMTKETLAQTKAANAFLITRGPSSLRIVKTALAEADAEDTTWSDPFTLAERNGATYRVWETASTYEGHPVRLIVVESSALDQRKGKTLEKERTKEAELLREEQARWERHPFSCREDAEQALASLKASLRPRFHRVEAAVEEIVRLKKRRGRPKKGAEPEVETLYFLHLDVEFDQDAWEQARRKASRFVLVTTVPKEWKGQPMDAQEILKLYKGQISVEMNFAFLKDPFFTDEIYVKKPERVAVLGYLFLLALAIYRVFQRRVRQFITPEHPLKGPGGRKLTRPTGQAIFQLFQYVNVVLFKLPDGRIQRSLDRSLTPDQRRILQGLGMDESIYV